The DNA window gcgaggcacTTGGCTCAGTCTGTAAAGATGCTCGTAGGAGTGGATTTACGTATGTTGTGAAATATATTGTAAACGGAATAAGTGTGCGTCTATTATCAATGTCTGAGTTATACTGTGTAATAAAACAAAACCATACTTAGCATCACCTCAAACAAAAACCATACTTAGCATCACCTCCCACTGTACTATCCCGTCTGTACAGCGCAATGAGACATACAGACCTCTCTACCGCGGGCGCATGTGTCCATCCGTCCGGCGATGCGGAGGGAACGAAGAAATGAGCTCACGCCCGTTCGACGGTATCATTGTACCGACCCGACAACATCAGCCGTACCCGATCGTGCTGAAATGGGCGAACAAACGCTCAGCAGCGCACCTGATTATACACATAACGTAGTATCAGTCGATCACAGACGTCGATTGACGGATATACAAGATTTATCTCAACCAGTTGAAACCGAGTAACATAAATCTGAAATCTTATTCGGTTCGGTTCTTCGATCTATTAGTCTTTTACAACGCAAAAACTCTAGGTCCTCGACAAAAGCTGAGAAACAGAGCAGCAAAAACAGAGCTGAACACAAACTACCGCCCCATGTTCGCTGTCACAGCTACTACGGACCTGCACCTCTACTTCCCTTCGCGCGCGCCCTCGGGACGCTTCTCGGGgtcacggccggcggcggggtcccCGTGGCCGACTGCCACCTTGGCCACCTCGGTGGCGGGCGTGCCGGGCCTGGCCTTTTGGTACAGCACGAGGTAGCCGATGACGCCGACGATGCCGAAGCCGACGAGCGCCATGGTGCCCGGCCCGTACGGCAGCCGGCCGCGCTGGTGCAGCACCTCCCCGGGGCCGCGGCCCGGCGGGCGCATCGACGCCTCCACGCCCGCCGCGCGCACCTCCTCCGCGCTCATCTTGTGGGTGTCCGCATTCCGGCGCCACTCCTCCGCGCCGCTCTTCGCCATCGCCCTCAGCCTCTCCCCGGCCCGGTCGCGTTGTTGCTACGAGTTTGCCTGATGACTGCTGCGTGGAGTGTGGTCTTGTCTTGGTCTTTTGCCGCTGCGAGGCTCGTGCCGGCGAAGTGCCGACGAGCTTTGTAATGGGCAGCGCGAGGTGGTGTGAAGAACGGCACACGTAGGGGCGGCAGGTGTTGGACGCAGCAGGCTACACGACCAAGCGGTGAGCAGAACGGTGCCGCGTGGGGATGGGAGGAAAAGAACTCTGCGATTGTTTATTTTGAGTGGAGGTGTATTAAATCGGAGTTGGACGCACACGTATGATGCATCGATGTGCGCCCTTGGACACCTCGTTTCTTCTAGATACATCTTTACTTTAGGAGTTTAGCTCGGATCATGATACCATCCGAGTGCAATGTGACAGGGAACTTACCATGATTCATATTTTAAATTTAGGGTATGTTCAGCCTAAATGAGAGGGAATTTAGATTGTTTATTGTCTGGTTCACTGTTTATTGTTTGATTGTCCAGCTTTTCTGTGAAATTTACCTTGTTTAAATTAAACTATTTTTGGTAAACTGTCTAATAATATTTTTCTTGTTTGAATAAACTAAATATCTGAACACTTATTGTTAGTGAAAGATTCAACGATGAAATGGACGTACTAAAATGGATATTACTAACAGGATGTCCCACTCATGCACTCGTGTATATTGTCCTTGGAACGTACGCATTTTTTAAAGAAAACTAGATAAGCAAAGTAAATATAGATCGGTTAGTTATTTTCGTTGGTGTAGACATATCCATATATGTAGAGTTACCAACTCATCGTTGCCATCCGTATTTGATTGATAACAAATCACTAGTGGAGATGTACGCACGGATTTCAAAAAACATggtaaataaaaaattatatttatATTAAATAATCGGACGTTGAAAATCTCCATATAGAACTTTTGTATTCAAATGAACCCACCACCATTTAAATCAATTCTTCTGGATCTTAATAATTATAAGGAAACCGTTAATtcttaaattcaaaattaaggattttttaaaaaattgttTGATGATATGATAACCACTAATATGACAAAAACTATAAACGACATTTTAATATAATTCTAATACAGGTCATAGTAAACACAACAACAAATAAAAATACAATTAAAAGGATATACATAGAATACATTTCACCGATCAAATCAATTGATCAGATGCTAACTGCATGATCGGTTTTGCAATCAATAAATAATTAAGCACCATTCATCATTGTAAATGCAATGAATGAAATAAGACCATATAACCAGAAGGATATTGCAGAATAAATAATTTAACCATTAAATAGACTAGCTGCTTGCATGATCATTTTTTCAAGTATACATAGAATGTTTTTTATAACCAGATATTATAGAAAACTACAAGATAGAAAGTTATTCAAATAAATATTAATAAATTTTAACTAATGTAAGTTTACATTAGATTCTTAGTGTCCAATATTCAACTTTTCTATACTATATTGAAATATTTTAAACTATTTCTCATCAATATTAGATCCACCATACTCCTTACCAAGATCCCACCTACCAGTCCGGTGATGAAATAGATGTAGACCTGTGGTTTTGATGTTTCTAAATATTTCTGCACAATTCCTAATACTTTTTGTTACCCGACTCCCGCGCTGGGGTActcctttttttccttttagAGTCACAGTAAGTTCCCTTTTATAGTCACCGTAGTTTGGCCTAATCTTTCCAAATTTTCCATAATCTGATTGGTGATCAGAGCCTTCCAAAATTGTTTGCACATCCCATATTTCGCGCCGGCGTGGTCTCCACACCTGATTGGTGATCAAAGGCTTCCAAACAATGTTTGCACATTCTATATGCCACGCCGACCTGGTCTCCTCGTCTGAGATTCCAAACAATCTTTGCACATTCCATATGCCATTTCTACGTTCGGTGTACTGCCCCGCGGGCTGCCGATTGGATCATTCTCGTGAGGCGCATGCACGATGATGATGCTACGGTCGCACGCGGTAGATCCGCGTCGTGAGCACAGGTAGAGATCTGAGCAGCAGTACCGGAAGGCAACCCGGCCAGTACAGGTTCCCCACCCGGTACAGTCTGTGCGGTATTAAATTGGTATGTATTTAGTACTGGATGTAATACTCGGTAATAAATGATGTATTTAGTATCGATACTAAACTGCTCGTCACGCAGTGAGGTTGGGGCGGCAGTTTAGTACTGGCTAGTGTTACCAGTGGTACTAAATTCTTTACTTTTTTATTTGTTTACTaatatttattttctttttttatttaattcgAATTCGTATCCGTATCCATTTGTGTATAGCTAGCATTCATATTCGTATTCGTATTTATATTTGTATTCGTATTTATATTTGTATTCGTATCTAGCATAACAatgactatatatatataatttatatACACTTTAATATTACAAGTAGCCATGTAACTTGTTTCCTTACAAATACTTCAAATATTACTCATCTTCATTCATCGTCGTCGCTCCTGTTTGGATCAAGTTAACCCATATTGATCCTACGATCAGCATGAAATTCTCCGTTGGGATTTATGATCTTATCCAGCAGAATCTACAGAGTGTTTCTTGAATTGCCCTGACTCTTTCCGGTTCGATGAGGTCTTCTTTCATTCGCCAAATCTATCACGTGCAAATATCATTATTTTAAATCAATACATGTATGGAATTAAATGAAAGAAATTGTTATTAATTTTTTACGTACATCGAATTCTTTTTACGTTATTCTCTTTGGACCGCAGAACGTGTCTCAAACACACACATTCTCTCTCTCTACACACAGGttatgtgtcagacccgggtccacgggactgtgtacataacgtacatATCTTAGGATAAGAGATGGGACAtagcccacgccctacaccagttgtaactactcgtaccgtagtaggactactcgAACAATAGTAGAACTTGTCGGAAcaaaaggaaactacccgaaaagtactcgcgtaggactcctgggcttgtatccgactaggacttccatgtaaccctatcccccagactatataagggtaggcagggaccccttccaaacaggagatcaccccgatcaacacttaaggcaatacaaaccacataagatgtagggtattacactctcggcggcccgaacctgtctaaactttgtgttccttacacctttgagttcctgatcttggcgacaccctacctacaaactcaccacctcgggggtatccctcggtgggcgtggcggtaaagcACCGATAGCTGATTGATAGGAggttgttatcgccataacttAGGCGAAAGATGGgccgcgaagcaagatgggcttgaaaGATAATTAcagtgggcttgcgaattggcCCCTATGCGGGTGTTTGAGGCCAGGGTTGgtcatgtatctagataggcatgtgtatttaaatagtttagatagagatagccaagattcatgtcatgtttagttaggattggttggggaaggcaagtctccggactataaatatatacTCTGCATTATGAATAAGggaatcaatcaatcaatcattcaccaacaattctcggcgcatcgccacccctattctaGGATTTCTCGGGTaggtgccgtgcagccccgatcacgccctgcgtgatcggggtggcGTCGTTCCCGCTTATCCACCCTTTCTGTTTTTCGTTCTGAAgagttgttgatggcgagtaacactagttatctttacgtttatagagtagcatcggatcttccatgctttaatcgtgcattgtttgttacctgtaaacgttcagctgtcattgtgcccgatctcgggtgtaagggcagcatcttgctctatttttgtttagtagatccaatctgttatggttagtctttgtttatcgaagatttagtttaatatctgcatgattaggcccttcaaatgggttgaatgttctGGCAGTATGTTTGGCGCTTTATGATAGCTTAAAAAGAGATTGATCCGGGAATTAGCTTTCtaggcctctatttaggttgtTGTTCCGTTACCTtctgtatctgttaggctcaattacatgtaggatattccggttatgtagtgaaagctttaatcatcgtagattggattagcttaatgattACATAGCAAGTTTTatgttaccatcggatatgtttgccttgtttatagatccgatctggtactgaacacaatcggctctttacaaccGATATAGGGAGTCACCCGATGAgtcgatcacggctcggactaatgtttatatgtGTCTATGCATGCagaaaactaacatataacacttTCTTGATCAGGTATAACGTCAGGTGGCACACCTAGCAACACAGACgtcaggacgtgtgccggatctcgggccgttgatcgagggaccggggcccaccagcagtcccgagagcctcccagctcctcgtgttgcctgtcgctgctcgccggtgggtttggactgacaacacattctggcacgcccggtgggaccatcttcatcaacttcatcGACTTTCGCTGATGGGATGATGAGAGATGATCCGATCACGTACGAGGAGATgtctgctgaacacaagcagaaatacgatgagatcaaggcgctcttcgaagccgatctcatcggctcttttgagaagacccgccatcacggcgttaggtggaagggattttcactcGAAGGCGTTCTTGATGGTgtggatctgtccacccctTCAGAGATCGTACCACTACACCGACACTTCGAGAGCTTGgtaaatgctttcgagcgtgttgcgTTGCGCGTAGTCCAagaaatcatgaagcatcaatactctccaatgggacctaccttggggatttataagggagaattgccatttcagactaggccaccactgccttatgcgctcgcggctcCGGAGTCACACGGCTCCCCAGCCTATGttgtctacaaggtgggaggtgatcctgtggatcaccaattcttcagcgagccgcccaaggagatcccgcatgggtatatgtgtgcttatataccggatagcaataatccggtacactcagtgcagagggcggctggaggagtttccggggcagatgctgacaaacaggtgtggctagctgcctatgccaccgggccgagtcacaacagtgcgcactcggccctaggagcgcagacggtagatcagatcagtgccatcctaagagatTAATTTAGCATTCTACCAAAGCGGAGGGTGATcagctatactaagccgtatcctagtgactatgatttaattcccctactgcctaagtatcggcttcctgagttcaccaaattcagtggagcagcaggatctagctccatcgagcatgtgagccgatacttagcgcaAGATCTTGGTGTTGGATCCCTTACGAGTGAGgttttttctcgcagtctctcacagggctggcctttggatggtacacatcattaggccctgattcgatccgcacctggaagcagctggaggagcaattttatattcagtatcactcggaagctgcagaggcaggaattgccgacttggcACAAGTACGACAGAAGCATGGGGAAACCGTGGCGGAATACATCCAACGCTTCAGAGAAGTGAAGAACCGATGTTACTCAACCcgtatttcagagaaggaggcggtcgagttggcatccttgggattactaaagccgatcagggatctgactttccaattggagttcaactctttagCCCACTTAGTGCAAAAGTTAATGACATATGAGTAGCGCCACCTAGAGCTATACCAGGATAAGTTCATGCGTCAAGTGACATTGATCGACACAGAAGACGCTGAAGACTCTGGGGATGATCAGAaagtagcagttgcagaatggactcggggggcaaatcccgtgtcctataagtgggtgaaacagcaaGGGTCTGTGAAAGGTTTTGACTTTGACATGAGCAaggttgaacagatatttgatctatTATTGAAGAAAAAACAGTTAAAGTTACCTGAAGGTTGCAAGCCTCCTACGGCACAGGAGCTGCAGGGGAGATTATATTGCAAGTAGCAtcactctttcactcacaacaccagcgactgcaaggaactccgtcaGCAGATCCAAtcagctattgagcaaggctgattgatcttgggccaaactgccatgaaggtcgacaccTAACCCTTCCCGAGTGTGAATATGGTGAAAGGTTATGACCGGTTTGCGAGGCGGCAATTAGATTTCGCACTcggcattaacatggcagggc is part of the Panicum hallii strain FIL2 chromosome 2, PHallii_v3.1, whole genome shotgun sequence genome and encodes:
- the LOC112882745 gene encoding uncharacterized protein LOC112882745, with protein sequence MAKSGAEEWRRNADTHKMSAEEVRAAGVEASMRPPGRGPGEVLHQRGRLPYGPGTMALVGFGIVGVIGYLVLYQKARPGTPATEVAKVAVGHGDPAAGRDPEKRPEGAREGK